CGAAGCAGATGACCTCCTCGCCGTCGACTTCGATGGTCGCGCCGCGTCCGATGCCGGGGTCCCCGCGGATGATGACCTTCTTCATACGAGCCCGTTTGCTCAGTCGGGGCTTAATCGCTTCGGAGACGGTTCGGTGGGGACTCAGCGCGATGCCGAGACCGACGCGTGGCCAGCCCGTGTGTGACACGAACCCGCACCACAGGCGCGAGACCGTCGAAACGCGGCCGTCGGCGTCGATCCGAACCAAACGGGTTTTAACTGGCGATGTCGAAACAGGCACAAGGTCGATATCTATGGAAATGCCACGCCGATTCAACACGTACTGCCCGAACTGTGACGGGCATCACGAGCACGAAGTCGAGAAGGTCCGCTCGGGTCGCTCGACGGGAATGAAGTGGAACGCCCGACAGACCCGCCGCAACAAGGCGGTCATCGGAAACGCCGGTAAGTTCTCGAAGGTGCCCGGTGGCGACAAGCCCACCAAGAAGACGCACCTGAAGTACATCTGCTCGGACTGCGGCAAGGCCCACATGCGAGAGGGATGGCGCGCGGGCCGCCTCACGTTCCAGGAGTAACGATGGCAGGGAACTTCTACCGCGTCAAGTGTCCGGATTGCGACAACGAACAGGTCGTCTTCGGCAAGGCGTCGACGACCGTCAACTGCGCCGTGTGCGGCACCACGCTCGCGACGCCGACCGGCGGCGACGCCGAGATTCACGGCGAGGTCGTCGAGACGGTCGAGCGACGCTCGGCCGAGGCGTAAGTCTCCGTTCGGAGGATCTAATATATGAAGTACAGCGGTTGGCCCGAGACGGGTGAGCTCGTCGTCGGCGAAGTCGACGAGATAACCGATTTCGGGGTCTTCGTCGACCTCGACGAGTACCAAGACAAGCGCGGCCTCTGTCACATCAGCGAGGTCGCGAGCGGCTGGATCAAGAACGTCCGCGATCACGTCCGCGTGGGTCAGACGGTCGTCGCGAAGGTGATCGACGTCAACGAGGGCTCCCAGCAGATCGATCTCTCGATCAAAGACGTCAACGAACACCAGCGCAAGGACAAGATCCAAGAGTGGAAAAACGAGCAGAAGGCCGACAACTGGATGGAAGTCGCCTTCGGCGAGGACCTCGAAGACGAGCGCTACAGCGACATCGCCAACGCGCTTCTCGCGGAGTTCGAGTCGCTCTACGACGGCTTCGAGGCGGCGGCCATCCACGGCACGAGCGCGCTCGAAGACGTCGACCTCGACGACGAGGAGATCGAGGCCATCGTCCAGACGGCCAGAGAGAACGTCTCCGTCCCGTACGTGAACGTCACGGGCTACGTCGACCTCCGGTGTCCCGCCGGCGACGGCGTCGACCGGATCAAGGAGGCGCTGCAGGCCGCCGAGGGCGACGACGGCGACGTCCCCGAGGAGGTCGAACTCGAAGTCACCTACGTCGGTGCGCCGGAGTATCGTATTCAGGTGCGCGCGCCCGACTACAAGACCGCCGAGGACGCCCTCGAAGCCGCGGCCGACCGGGCCAGCGAGTCGATCTCGGCGGTCGGCGGCAGCGGCGAGTACCACCGCGAGCGGCACGAGGACGACGAGTAACCCTCGATCCTTTCGCGTAGGAACACTCATCGACCGTGAAATCCGATATTCGAGTCTGTGCGAACTGGCGCGGCGTCCACGACCGACCGGTGTACACGCTGTCTGACACGTGCCCGGCGTGCGGCGGCGCGACCGAGAACTCCGCGCCCGCGCCGTTCGACCCCGAGGACGCCTACGGCGAGTACCGACGCGCTCTTAAACGCCGCGGCCGCGAGTGAGGGTATGGACGATATCGAGATCGAGACGCTCGCAGAGCCGACGCTCCGCGATCCGGTGCTCGTCGAGGGACTCCCCGGCGTCGGTCACGTCGGAAAGCTGGCCGCCGAGCACTTACTGGAGGAGTTCGACTCCGACCTCGTCGCACGCGTGTACGCCGACGAGTTCCCGCCGCAGGTGGGCATCGACGACGACGGCGTCGCCTCGCTGGCGTGCGCTGAGTTCCACGCGGTCGACGCCGGCGAACGCGACCTCCTCGTGTTGACCGGAGATCACCAAGCGCAGTCGCACTCGGGGCACTACCACATCACCGACGCCTTCCTCGACGTCGCCGAGTCGTTCGACGCGAGCGAGGTGTACGCGCTCGGCGGCGTGCCGACGGGCGAACTCGTCGAAGAGCCGGACGTGTTGGGTGCGGTCGCGAACGCCGACGGCATCGAGGCGCTCGAAGACGCCGGCGTCGAGTTCCGCGAGGGCGAACCCGCCGGCGGCATCGTCGGCGTCAGCGGCCTCCTCTTGGGCCTCGGTGGTCGACGCGGCCTCTCGGCGGCCTGTCTGATGGGCGAGACGAGCGGCTACCTCGTCGACCCCACGAGCGCGCAGGCCGTGCTGGAAGTCCTCGAAACCGCCATCGGCTTCGAGGTCGGCTACGACTCCCTCGAAGAGCGCGCCGAGGAGATGAAAGAGGTCGCCGAGAAGATCCAAGAGATGCAGAACCAACAGCAGGGAATGCCGACCGACGACGACCTCCGCTACATCGGCTGAGCGCTCGTTTCGACTGTTCCCCTTCGCTTCTCGCTTCGTCTCCGTTCTTCGCTTTCCCCTCGCTCAGGCTTCGACGATTTCGTCTGCGTTGACGTCTGGGACGACGATATCGCCGTCCAGCGCCGTCACCGCGCGGCCGCCGACGCGAACCTCGCCGGCGACGCGGACGCGGACCTCGCCGGGGCGATCGAGGAAGTGCCCCTGCTCGAAGCGCATCTCATCGGGGAACTCCTCGAACGCGCCGATCTCCCGTAAGTACGCGCCGCAGGCCCCGCTCGCGGTTCCGGTCACGGGATCCTCGTCGATGCCGACGCCCGGCGCGAACGCGCGGGCGTGCAGCGTCGACTCCGCGCCGAGCGCGTCGAACGTGAACGCGTAGATGCCGGCAGCGTCGTGCTCGTCTGCGAGCGCCGCGACGGCTCCGAAATCCGGGTCCGCTGACCCGAGGTTCTGCAGGAAGTTCACCGGCACGATCAGGAACGGGAGCCCGGTCGACGCCACGGCGACGGGCGCGTCGGCACCGACGTCCCGCAACGCGGCCGGGTCGATCCCGAGCGCGCTCCCGAGCCGCTCGTAGTCGATCTCGACGCGCTCGACGCGGGGTCGATCCTGCGTCATCCAGACTGTCCCGTCCAATTCGATTTCGATGTCGAGTTCGCCGACGTTCGTTTCGAGGGTGTGGATTCCGTCGTCGACGACTCCGTCCTCGCGGAGGTGCGCGTGCGCGGCGATCGTCGCGTGTCCGCAGAGGTCGACCTCCTGTCGGGGGGTGAAGTATCGGAGCCGTCGATCGGACGTTTCAGTGGAGAGCACGAACGCCGTCTCGCTCACGGCGAGTTCCCGGGCGATCGACTGCATCTGTCCCTTCGAGAGGCCGCTTGCGTCGGGTACGACACCGGCGGCGTTGCCGGAGAGCGGTTCGGCGGCGAAGGCGTCGACGAGGAGCGCGCGGCGGGTGTTCATACGCAGGTGCACACGGTCGTCGGTGAAAAGTCTCCCTTCCCCGCCGGGGTCGGCCCGTCACGCCGGCCCGAGACGGACAGATTAAGGACCTCGCCGCACCGTTCAACGAACGGTGACCGAAATCTATGGGCGACCTGCCCGATCAGTTCAATTGCACGATCACTAATTGGGAGTACATCTACGGGCTCTGCCGCGACGTCTCAGACCAGGTGAAGGCCGCCGAGTTCGAACCGGACGTCGTCGTCGCCTTGGCCCGCGGCGGCTGGTTCGCCGGGCGGTGCATCTGCGACTTCCTCGGGCTCGACGACCTGACGAGCCTGAAGATGGAACACTACGTCGGGACGGCGCAAAAGGCCGGCGAGCCGGAGGTCCGCTATCCGATGCCGCAGGGCAGCGTCGAGGGCAAGGACGTCCTCATCATCGACGACATCGCCGACACCGGCGGGTCGATCGAGCGCGCTTACGAGTACGTGACCGACCGCGACGCGGGCGAGGTCCAAACGGCGACGCTGCAGCTGCTGCAAACGAGCGAGTTCGAGCCCGACTTCGTCGGTGAGCGGCTCGAAGAGTGGACGTGGA
This DNA window, taken from Halobellus sp. LT62, encodes the following:
- a CDS encoding 50S ribosomal protein L44e, whose translation is MEMPRRFNTYCPNCDGHHEHEVEKVRSGRSTGMKWNARQTRRNKAVIGNAGKFSKVPGGDKPTKKTHLKYICSDCGKAHMREGWRAGRLTFQE
- a CDS encoding 30S ribosomal protein S27e, which codes for MAGNFYRVKCPDCDNEQVVFGKASTTVNCAVCGTTLATPTGGDAEIHGEVVETVERRSAEA
- a CDS encoding translation initiation factor IF-2 subunit alpha gives rise to the protein MKYSGWPETGELVVGEVDEITDFGVFVDLDEYQDKRGLCHISEVASGWIKNVRDHVRVGQTVVAKVIDVNEGSQQIDLSIKDVNEHQRKDKIQEWKNEQKADNWMEVAFGEDLEDERYSDIANALLAEFESLYDGFEAAAIHGTSALEDVDLDDEEIEAIVQTARENVSVPYVNVTGYVDLRCPAGDGVDRIKEALQAAEGDDGDVPEEVELEVTYVGAPEYRIQVRAPDYKTAEDALEAAADRASESISAVGGSGEYHRERHEDDE
- a CDS encoding RNA-protein complex protein Nop10 encodes the protein MKSDIRVCANWRGVHDRPVYTLSDTCPACGGATENSAPAPFDPEDAYGEYRRALKRRGRE
- a CDS encoding proteasome assembly chaperone family protein, which codes for MDDIEIETLAEPTLRDPVLVEGLPGVGHVGKLAAEHLLEEFDSDLVARVYADEFPPQVGIDDDGVASLACAEFHAVDAGERDLLVLTGDHQAQSHSGHYHITDAFLDVAESFDASEVYALGGVPTGELVEEPDVLGAVANADGIEALEDAGVEFREGEPAGGIVGVSGLLLGLGGRRGLSAACLMGETSGYLVDPTSAQAVLEVLETAIGFEVGYDSLEERAEEMKEVAEKIQEMQNQQQGMPTDDDLRYIG
- a CDS encoding PhzF family phenazine biosynthesis protein, translating into MNTRRALLVDAFAAEPLSGNAAGVVPDASGLSKGQMQSIARELAVSETAFVLSTETSDRRLRYFTPRQEVDLCGHATIAAHAHLREDGVVDDGIHTLETNVGELDIEIELDGTVWMTQDRPRVERVEIDYERLGSALGIDPAALRDVGADAPVAVASTGLPFLIVPVNFLQNLGSADPDFGAVAALADEHDAAGIYAFTFDALGAESTLHARAFAPGVGIDEDPVTGTASGACGAYLREIGAFEEFPDEMRFEQGHFLDRPGEVRVRVAGEVRVGGRAVTALDGDIVVPDVNADEIVEA
- a CDS encoding phosphoribosyltransferase; protein product: MGDLPDQFNCTITNWEYIYGLCRDVSDQVKAAEFEPDVVVALARGGWFAGRCICDFLGLDDLTSLKMEHYVGTAQKAGEPEVRYPMPQGSVEGKDVLIIDDIADTGGSIERAYEYVTDRDAGEVQTATLQLLQTSEFEPDFVGERLEEWTWIVYPWNFIEDMIDLVSGVMEKADEETFEVGDVRHYLSEFHSVDRIEMEIAQPDRMAEVMSEMERRGYVESADGEAWRLVANDGIGA